From the genome of Rhizorhabdus wittichii RW1:
CGGACGAACCGGCGATCGGCATCGTCGCCATTACCCAGCTTGCGGCGCAGGCGGGCAAGCGCCGGTGGCAGATCCCAGTCCTGGAAGGGGGCACCGTTCCGCAGCGCGCCAGGCTTGCGGGCCAGCACTGGCAGATAATGCCAGGGGTCATAGATCGTGCGGTTGCGCCCAAAGTAGCGAGGATGTTCAGCGACAACCTCTTCGCCGCAGCGAACGACGATGCGGTCGGCATAGGCGCGGACCTGCACCGTGCGTCGTGCCACCGTCGAGAGCACCGAGTAGCGGTTGCGGTCGAAGCTGATCAGGCAGGTGCCGGTCACGGCATGCTCACTCTCATTGAAGCCGTCGAACGGTCCCAGCATCGGCTGCAGCGCAGATCGTTCTATCTCCAGCACCTGCGCCACGGTCAGCTCGCCCTGTTCAGGATGGGGCTGCCGTTCCGCCCAGCGCCGACACTCGGCCTCCAGCCAGCCATTGAGCTCTTCGAGACTGGCGAACCGCAACCGGGGCTGGAAGAAGCGACCCCGGATCGTCTGCACCTGGTTCTCGACCTGACCCTTCTCCCATCCCGCCGCAGGCGAGCAGGCCGTGGGCTCGACCATATAATGGTCGGTCATAATCAGGAACCGCCGGTTGAAGACGCGTTCCTTGCCGGTGAACACGCTCGTCACAGCCGTCTTCATATTATCGTAGATGCCGCGCCCTGGCACGCCGCCGAAGAAGGCAAAGCCGCGCGCATGCGCGTCGAACAGCATCTCCTGGCTCTCGCGAGGATAGGCCCGGACATAGACCCCACGTGACGCGCACAGGCGCATATGCGCGACCTTCACCCGCATCGGCGCTCCTGCGATCTCGACATCCTCATGGCTCCAGTCGAACTGGTAGGCCTCGCCTGGCCTGAACATCAGCGGGATGAAGGCGGTGACGCCATCGCCAGCATCCTTGCGCCGCTCGATCTTCCAGCGCGTCGTATAGCGCCGCACCGCATCGTAAGAACCCTCAAAGCCTTCTCGCACCAGCAGGTCATGGATCCGCGTCATCCGCAGCCGGTCACGTGAGAACGGCGGAGCAATATTCGACCACGGTAGCGGCGGG
Proteins encoded in this window:
- a CDS encoding Integrase, catalytic region (PFAM: Integrase, catalytic region), whose translation is MTRIHDLLVREGFEGSYDAVRRYTTRWKIERRKDAGDGVTAFIPLMFRPGEAYQFDWSHEDVEIAGAPMRVKVAHMRLCASRGVYVRAYPRESQEMLFDAHARGFAFFGGVPGRGIYDNMKTAVTSVFTGKERVFNRRFLIMTDHYMVEPTACSPAAGWEKGQVENQVQTIRGRFFQPRLRFASLEELNGWLEAECRRWAERQPHPEQGELTVAQVLEIERSALQPMLGPFDGFNESEHAVTGTCLISFDRNRYSVLSTVARRTVQVRAYADRIVVRCGEEVVAEHPRYFGRNRTIYDPWHYLPVLARKPGALRNGAPFQDWDLPPALARLRRKLGNGDDADRRFVRVLSAVLTDGLEPVEAAVREALATGTASDDLILNILARRREPPRPLTIITSEDSALRHPPIADCARYDQLRTFDAAA